From Pseudonocardia autotrophica, one genomic window encodes:
- the nuoE gene encoding NADH-quinone oxidoreductase subunit NuoE translates to MTLPEGNPESNSAAPVTPTERQFPAPPEPSPVSPIFDEVTRQRTKEIISLYPQSRSALLPLLHLVQSVEGYVSTDGIRFCAEALGLTTAEVSAVATFYTMYKRSPCGEHLVSVCTNTLCAALGGDDIYERLRTRLGSEDRPLRHEETAGEPGSPGSITLEHAECLAACDLAPVLQVNYEYFDNQTVDSAVELVDALRRGEKPQPTRGAPLTDLRTVELELAGFTDDAATVNTTARVEGPSAAIESVRGVRLAEENGWTAPAMPDEAPAMPALPEKK, encoded by the coding sequence ATGACCCTTCCGGAGGGGAATCCCGAGTCGAACTCGGCCGCCCCGGTGACGCCGACCGAGCGACAGTTCCCGGCCCCGCCGGAGCCGTCGCCGGTCTCGCCGATCTTCGACGAGGTCACCCGGCAGCGGACCAAGGAGATCATCTCCCTCTACCCGCAGTCGCGTTCGGCGCTGCTCCCGCTGCTGCACCTGGTGCAGTCGGTCGAGGGCTACGTCAGCACCGACGGCATCCGGTTCTGCGCCGAGGCACTGGGCCTGACCACCGCCGAGGTCTCCGCGGTGGCCACGTTCTACACGATGTACAAGCGCAGCCCCTGCGGCGAGCACCTGGTCAGCGTGTGCACCAACACGCTGTGCGCGGCGCTCGGCGGTGACGACATCTACGAGCGGCTGCGCACCCGCCTCGGTTCCGAGGACCGGCCGCTGCGGCACGAGGAGACGGCGGGCGAGCCCGGCTCCCCGGGGTCGATCACCCTGGAGCACGCCGAGTGCCTCGCGGCCTGCGACCTCGCGCCGGTACTGCAGGTCAACTACGAGTACTTCGACAACCAGACGGTCGACTCCGCGGTCGAGCTGGTCGACGCGCTGCGCCGTGGCGAGAAGCCGCAGCCGACCCGCGGCGCCCCGCTCACCGACCTGCGCACGGTCGAGCTGGAGCTGGCCGGCTTCACCGACGACGCCGCCACCGTGAACACCACGGCACGGGTGGAGGGCCCGTCGGCGGCGATCGAGTCGGTCCGCGGTGTCCGGCTCGCCGAGGAGAACGGGTGGACCGCCCCGGCGATGCCGGACGAGGCCCCCGCGATGCCCGCGCTACCGGAGAAGAAGTGA
- a CDS encoding NADH-quinone oxidoreductase subunit D translates to MTSTTPKQDPYAAPGRPTTEGTVYTVTGGDWDTLIDAEQDDRIVINMGPQHPSTHGVLRLVLELEGETVTQGRAVIGYLHTGIEKNCEYRTWTQGVTFVTRADYLSPLFNEAAYCMGVEKLLGVTVPDRAEHIRVLLMELNRIGSHLVALATGGMELGALTGMTSGFREREEVLHLLEHLTGLRMNHAFIRPGGLAQDLPADYKEKITDFLKVMNSRLPDYDKLLTGQPIWRQRLEGIGYLPVDGCLALGASGPILRSAGLAWDLRKHMPYSVYDQYDFEVPTATEADCYARYRLRVAEIHESLKIMEQALVKLDEVGPGRVMVDDPKVAWPAQLSIGSDGMGNTLEHVRKIMGQSMESLIHHFKLVTEGFHVPPGQAYAAVESPRGELAAHLVSDGGTRPVRVHLRDPSFVNLQMMPAMSEGGQVADVIAAVASIDPVMGGCDR, encoded by the coding sequence GTGACCAGCACGACACCGAAGCAGGACCCTTACGCCGCGCCCGGGCGCCCGACCACCGAGGGCACCGTCTACACGGTCACCGGTGGTGACTGGGACACCCTGATCGATGCGGAGCAGGACGACCGCATCGTCATCAACATGGGTCCGCAGCACCCGTCCACGCACGGCGTGCTGCGCCTGGTCCTGGAGCTCGAGGGCGAGACCGTCACCCAGGGCCGCGCCGTCATCGGCTACCTGCACACCGGCATCGAGAAGAACTGCGAGTACCGGACCTGGACCCAGGGGGTCACGTTCGTGACCCGCGCGGACTACCTGTCCCCGCTGTTCAACGAGGCCGCCTACTGCATGGGCGTCGAGAAGCTGCTCGGCGTCACCGTCCCGGACCGGGCCGAGCACATCCGGGTGCTGCTCATGGAGCTGAACCGGATCGGCTCGCACCTGGTCGCGCTGGCCACCGGCGGCATGGAGCTGGGCGCGCTGACCGGCATGACCTCGGGCTTCCGTGAGCGCGAGGAGGTCCTGCACCTGCTGGAGCACCTCACCGGGCTCCGGATGAACCACGCGTTCATCCGCCCGGGCGGGCTCGCCCAGGATCTCCCGGCCGACTACAAGGAGAAGATCACCGACTTCCTGAAGGTGATGAACTCCCGGCTCCCGGACTACGACAAGCTGCTCACCGGCCAGCCGATCTGGCGCCAGCGCCTGGAGGGCATCGGCTACCTGCCGGTCGACGGCTGCCTGGCGCTCGGCGCGTCCGGCCCGATCCTGCGGTCCGCCGGCCTGGCCTGGGACCTGCGCAAGCACATGCCGTACTCGGTCTACGACCAGTACGACTTCGAGGTGCCGACGGCCACCGAGGCCGACTGCTACGCCCGGTACCGGCTGCGCGTCGCCGAGATCCACGAGTCGCTGAAGATCATGGAGCAGGCGCTGGTCAAGCTCGACGAGGTCGGGCCGGGCCGGGTCATGGTCGACGACCCGAAGGTCGCCTGGCCGGCGCAGCTGTCGATCGGCAGCGACGGCATGGGCAACACCCTCGAGCACGTTCGCAAGATCATGGGTCAGTCGATGGAGTCGCTGATCCACCACTTCAAGCTGGTCACCGAGGGCTTCCACGTCCCGCCGGGCCAGGCCTACGCGGCGGTCGAGTCGCCGCGCGGCGAGCTGGCCGCGCACCTGGTGTCCGACGGCGGCACCCGCCCGGTCCGCGTGCACCTGCGCGACCCCAGCTTCGTGAACCTGCAGATGATGCCCGCGATGAGCGAGGGCGGCCAGGTGGCCGACGTGATCGCGGCCGTCGCCTCGATCGATCCCGTGATGGGAGGTTGCGACCGATGA
- a CDS encoding NADH-quinone oxidoreductase subunit C — MGDEPTGGPHSSAQESGAELEQQQAAAGGDALAGTRPASAISETRTRAGMFGVRGTGDTSGYGGLRLPGHAPAPAERPFGGWFDEFADELGAALDERAIPRDSIEQVTVDRDELTLYIVPARLNAVARTLRDDPGLRFEFCSGVSGVDYSAPDGEPVDRPLHVVYHLLSMTYRRRVRLEVALDLEQPHVDSVVDVYPTADWHERETWDMFGIVFDGHPALTRILMPDDWDGHPQRKSYPLGGIPVEYKGAEIPPPDERRAYS, encoded by the coding sequence ATCGGCGACGAGCCCACCGGCGGGCCGCACTCCTCGGCGCAGGAGAGCGGCGCCGAGCTGGAGCAGCAGCAGGCCGCCGCCGGCGGCGACGCGCTGGCCGGCACCCGACCGGCGTCCGCCATCTCGGAGACCCGCACCCGGGCCGGCATGTTCGGTGTCCGCGGTACCGGCGACACCTCCGGCTACGGCGGGCTGCGGCTGCCCGGCCACGCGCCGGCCCCGGCCGAGCGGCCCTTCGGTGGCTGGTTCGACGAGTTCGCCGACGAGCTGGGTGCCGCACTCGACGAGCGGGCCATCCCGCGGGACTCGATCGAGCAGGTCACCGTCGACCGCGACGAGCTGACCCTCTACATCGTCCCGGCGCGGCTGAACGCGGTGGCCCGCACCCTGCGCGACGACCCGGGCCTGCGTTTCGAGTTCTGCTCGGGAGTGTCCGGTGTGGACTACTCCGCACCGGACGGCGAGCCGGTCGACCGGCCGCTGCACGTCGTGTACCACCTGCTCTCGATGACCTACCGGCGGCGCGTCCGGCTGGAGGTCGCACTGGACCTGGAGCAGCCGCACGTCGACAGCGTGGTGGACGTCTACCCGACCGCCGACTGGCACGAGCGCGAGACCTGGGACATGTTCGGCATCGTCTTCGACGGCCATCCGGCGCTGACCCGGATCCTCATGCCGGACGACTGGGACGGCCACCCGCAGCGCAAGAGCTACCCGCTCGGCGGCATCCCGGTGGAGTACAAGGGCGCGGAGATCCCGCCCCCGGACGAGCGGCGGGCCTACTCGTGA
- a CDS encoding NuoB/complex I 20 kDa subunit family protein — translation MGLEENLPSGVLLTSVEKLVNWTRKSSLWPATFGLACCAIEMMTTGAPRYDLARFGMEVFRASPRQADLMIVAGRVSNKMAPVLRQIYDQMPEPRWVLAMGVCASSGGMFNNYAVVQGVDHVVPVDMYLPGCPPRPEMLMDAILKIHAKISDEPLGPKRAAELAESGYRTPMVPSSIKFAPKHKGLGALKNTHTPDVPNYLEPGSQPKPRADALPAAESERAELPSLADAARQQQLTGGEDK, via the coding sequence ATGGGACTCGAGGAGAACCTGCCCAGCGGTGTTCTGCTGACCAGCGTCGAGAAGCTGGTCAACTGGACCCGGAAGTCGTCGCTCTGGCCCGCCACCTTCGGCCTGGCCTGCTGCGCGATCGAGATGATGACGACCGGTGCGCCGCGCTACGACCTCGCCCGGTTCGGCATGGAGGTCTTCCGGGCCTCGCCCCGGCAGGCCGACCTGATGATCGTCGCGGGCCGGGTGAGCAACAAGATGGCCCCGGTGCTGCGCCAGATCTACGACCAGATGCCGGAGCCCCGCTGGGTGCTGGCGATGGGCGTGTGCGCCAGCTCGGGCGGCATGTTCAACAACTACGCGGTCGTCCAGGGCGTGGACCACGTGGTGCCGGTCGACATGTACCTGCCCGGCTGCCCGCCGCGGCCGGAGATGCTGATGGACGCGATCCTGAAGATCCACGCCAAGATCTCCGACGAGCCGCTCGGCCCGAAGCGGGCCGCCGAGCTGGCCGAGTCCGGCTACCGGACTCCGATGGTCCCCTCGTCGATCAAGTTCGCGCCGAAGCACAAGGGCCTGGGTGCGCTGAAGAACACCCACACGCCGGACGTCCCGAACTACCTGGAGCCGGGCTCCCAGCCGAAGCCGCGCGCCGACGCGCTCCCGGCGGCGGAGTCGGAGCGCGCCGAGCTCCCGTCGCTCGCCGACGCCGCGCGGCAGCAGCAGCTCACCGGGGGTGAGGACAAGTGA
- a CDS encoding NADH-quinone oxidoreductase subunit A, giving the protein MLDPYLPLVLLFALAAGFALFSVASAPLIGPRRYNRAKLDSYECGIEPSPQPIVGGGRIPVAYYLTAMLFILFDIELVFMYPYAVIADAVGVFGFVAITLYIATIAFAYAYEWRRGGLEWS; this is encoded by the coding sequence ATGCTCGATCCCTATCTCCCGCTCGTCCTGCTGTTCGCGTTGGCAGCCGGATTCGCGCTGTTCTCGGTCGCCTCGGCCCCGCTCATCGGACCGCGTCGGTACAACCGGGCGAAGCTGGACTCCTACGAGTGCGGAATCGAGCCCTCGCCGCAGCCGATCGTCGGTGGTGGACGGATCCCGGTCGCCTACTACCTCACCGCGATGCTGTTCATTCTGTTCGACATCGAGCTGGTGTTCATGTACCCCTACGCCGTCATCGCGGATGCGGTCGGTGTCTTCGGGTTCGTGGCCATCACGCTCTACATCGCCACCATCGCCTTCGCGTACGCCTACGAATGGCGTCGCGGCGGACTCGAGTGGAGCTGA
- a CDS encoding demethylmenaquinone methyltransferase, with product MSRAELDRNPHDVARMFDGVARRYDLTNTALSGGQDRYWRMQTRRALAPRPGERVLDLAAGTAVSTVELAKDGAWCVAADFSLGMLRAGEHRDVPKAAADAMALPFADGAFDAVTISFGLRNVADPEAGLRELARVTRPGGRLVVCEFSTPTWAPFRALYQQMVLGHVLPAVARTLSSNPDAYLYLAESIRDWPDQAALARKIADAGWGQVAWRNLTVGAVALHRAVKPV from the coding sequence GTGTCCCGCGCCGAACTCGATCGGAACCCGCACGACGTCGCCCGCATGTTCGACGGCGTCGCCCGGCGCTACGACCTGACCAACACCGCGCTCTCCGGCGGGCAGGACCGCTACTGGCGGATGCAGACCCGCCGCGCGCTGGCCCCGCGGCCGGGCGAACGGGTCCTCGATCTCGCCGCGGGCACCGCGGTGTCCACCGTGGAGCTCGCGAAGGACGGCGCCTGGTGCGTGGCCGCCGACTTCTCGCTGGGGATGCTGCGCGCCGGTGAGCACCGGGACGTGCCGAAGGCCGCCGCCGACGCGATGGCCCTGCCGTTCGCCGACGGCGCGTTCGACGCCGTCACGATCTCGTTCGGCCTGCGCAACGTGGCCGACCCGGAGGCGGGGCTGCGCGAGCTGGCCCGGGTCACCCGGCCCGGCGGGCGCCTGGTGGTCTGCGAGTTCTCCACCCCCACCTGGGCCCCGTTCCGCGCGCTGTACCAGCAGATGGTGCTCGGGCACGTGCTGCCCGCGGTGGCCCGCACGCTGTCCTCGAACCCGGATGCGTATCTCTATCTCGCCGAGTCGATCCGGGACTGGCCGGATCAGGCCGCGCTGGCGCGGAAGATCGCCGACGCCGGCTGGGGCCAGGTTGCCTGGCGGAACCTCACGGTCGGCGCCGTCGCGCTGCACCGGGCCGTCAAACCGGTCTGA
- a CDS encoding glycosyltransferase family 4 protein produces MRVAIVSECFLPVVNGVTNSVLRVCEHLRAHGHDVLVIAPGTGEPTEHDGVPVVRIPAVGLPVVNSMPVGVPSRRVLTALRAFRPDVVHLAAPFVVGARGLAAARRLGIPTVAVYQTDVAGFASSYGLGLTARAAWRWTCRLHSQADRTLAPSSWATGALRERGVPRVHQWARGVDTRRFTPSRRSAARRAALAPNGERLIGFVGRLAPEKQVDRLAVLGGLPGTRLVVVGDGPSADGLRERLPSAAFLGHRGGDELAEIYASLDVFVHTGQSETFCQAVQEALASGIPVVAPDAGGPRDLVLPGRTGYLVAPRPEPAAEPGDPATDAADRELIEAVRALCDPDRNRAFGAAARQSVLRRTWSAVGDELLAHYAQVLREAPQRLAA; encoded by the coding sequence GTGCGCGTCGCGATCGTCTCCGAATGCTTCCTGCCCGTGGTCAACGGTGTCACCAACTCGGTGCTGCGGGTGTGCGAGCACCTGCGCGCCCACGGGCACGACGTCCTGGTGATCGCCCCCGGGACGGGGGAGCCCACCGAACACGACGGCGTCCCGGTCGTCCGAATACCGGCGGTCGGGTTGCCGGTGGTCAACTCGATGCCGGTCGGCGTGCCGAGCCGCCGGGTGCTGACGGCGCTGCGCGCGTTCCGGCCGGACGTCGTCCATCTGGCCGCCCCGTTCGTGGTCGGTGCCCGCGGACTGGCCGCCGCCCGCCGGCTCGGCATCCCGACCGTCGCCGTCTACCAGACCGACGTCGCCGGGTTCGCCTCGTCGTACGGCCTCGGCCTGACCGCCCGCGCGGCCTGGCGCTGGACCTGCCGGCTGCACTCGCAGGCCGACCGCACACTGGCCCCGTCCAGCTGGGCGACCGGCGCGCTGCGCGAGCGTGGTGTGCCGCGGGTGCACCAGTGGGCACGCGGCGTCGACACCCGGCGGTTCACCCCGTCCCGGCGCAGCGCGGCCCGGCGGGCCGCGCTGGCCCCGAACGGCGAGCGGCTGATCGGCTTCGTCGGCAGGCTCGCCCCGGAGAAGCAGGTCGACCGGCTGGCCGTGCTGGGCGGGCTGCCGGGGACCCGGCTGGTCGTCGTCGGCGACGGGCCGAGCGCCGACGGATTGCGCGAGCGGCTGCCCTCGGCGGCGTTCCTCGGGCACCGCGGGGGCGACGAGCTCGCCGAGATCTACGCCAGCCTCGACGTGTTCGTGCACACCGGGCAGTCGGAGACGTTCTGCCAGGCGGTGCAGGAGGCTCTCGCCTCCGGCATCCCGGTGGTCGCACCGGACGCCGGCGGCCCCCGCGACCTGGTGCTGCCCGGCCGCACCGGATATCTGGTGGCGCCCCGGCCGGAGCCGGCCGCCGAGCCCGGCGATCCCGCCACCGACGCCGCCGACCGCGAGCTGATCGAGGCCGTGCGGGCGCTCTGCGATCCCGACCGCAACCGGGCCTTCGGCGCGGCCGCCCGGCAGTCGGTCCTGCGCCGCACCTGGTCCGCGGTCGGTGACGAGCTGCTGGCGCACTACGCCCAGGTGCTGCGCGAAGCCCCGCAACGCCTGGCTGCGTGA
- a CDS encoding inositol monophosphatase family protein codes for MTVLPRTSRPARPVDPALLSRALETAGRLANDAAEVITATLGHEHSGSVKANPFDWVTDTDRTLERHTRRVLAADFPGCPVVGEEYGADAGAAGAALRWVVDPVDGTANYVAGLPWCAYSLALVDGDGPVVGVVADPGRGQIYAAARGRGFRANGVPVPAPRAVGLAGALVCAEDPDPGFLRRCRSAHAGVRVLGSAALAITQVALGHAVAAALEQYHEWDVAGALCLATEAGALVLGRDGRSAPMPEGGMLVVAPQAAAEVAALWQG; via the coding sequence ATGACGGTCCTCCCGCGCACCTCCCGACCCGCCCGCCCGGTGGACCCGGCGCTGCTCTCCCGCGCGCTGGAGACCGCGGGCCGGCTGGCCAACGACGCCGCCGAGGTGATCACCGCGACGCTCGGCCACGAGCACTCCGGCAGCGTCAAGGCCAATCCGTTCGACTGGGTCACCGACACCGACCGGACCCTGGAACGGCACACCCGGCGGGTGCTGGCGGCGGACTTCCCCGGCTGCCCGGTCGTCGGCGAGGAGTACGGCGCGGACGCCGGTGCCGCTGGCGCGGCCCTGCGCTGGGTGGTGGACCCGGTCGACGGCACCGCGAACTACGTCGCCGGGCTCCCCTGGTGCGCCTACAGCCTGGCCCTGGTCGACGGCGACGGCCCGGTCGTCGGCGTGGTCGCCGATCCGGGACGCGGCCAGATCTACGCCGCCGCCCGCGGACGGGGGTTCCGGGCGAACGGGGTGCCGGTGCCGGCCCCGCGGGCGGTCGGGCTCGCCGGTGCCCTGGTCTGCGCCGAGGACCCGGATCCCGGGTTCCTGCGGCGCTGCCGGTCCGCACACGCCGGGGTGCGGGTGCTCGGGTCGGCCGCGCTGGCGATCACCCAGGTCGCGCTGGGGCACGCCGTCGCCGCGGCCCTGGAGCAGTACCACGAGTGGGACGTCGCCGGGGCGCTCTGCCTGGCCACCGAGGCCGGGGCGCTGGTGCTCGGCCGGGACGGCCGGTCGGCGCCGATGCCCGAGGGCGGGATGCTGGTCGTCGCACCGCAGGCCGCGGCCGAGGTCGCCGCGCTGTGGCAGGGCTGA
- a CDS encoding DUF3592 domain-containing protein: MTSPTGDVLTETRSAAGRLLSRVRYRVPEIVAGVGATLSLLAVIALGGAFLNDAQIDAHRGTTAATVLDGSDYWRTVVRFVDDQGRLQTPGSGISYPVGLTPGENIYVEYDTTEPTRVRVAGRSAVDGILPVAGGIAAVWVVVGPAYVALRRRRDRRN; the protein is encoded by the coding sequence GTGACCAGTCCGACGGGCGACGTGCTGACCGAGACCCGGTCCGCGGCGGGCCGCCTCCTGAGCAGGGTGCGCTACCGCGTTCCGGAGATCGTCGCGGGTGTCGGCGCCACGCTGAGCCTGCTGGCGGTGATCGCGCTGGGCGGGGCGTTCCTGAACGACGCCCAGATCGACGCGCATCGCGGGACGACCGCGGCGACCGTCCTGGACGGGTCGGACTACTGGCGGACCGTCGTCCGGTTCGTCGACGACCAGGGCCGCCTGCAGACACCGGGATCGGGGATCTCGTACCCGGTCGGGCTGACCCCCGGCGAGAACATCTACGTCGAGTACGACACGACGGAGCCGACCAGGGTGCGGGTCGCCGGGCGGTCCGCGGTGGACGGGATCCTGCCGGTCGCCGGGGGTATCGCGGCGGTCTGGGTGGTCGTCGGACCGGCCTACGTGGCCCTCCGGCGGCGCCGCGACCGGCGGAACTGA
- a CDS encoding isochorismate synthase → MTVAPATTALRVRTRPLRLDGPLLDTLPGDSGELCWVRGDEGLVGWGEVARFTGSGPDRFAEADRWWSSVVDGLDDHTDDVRLPGTGAVAFASFTFTDDSPGSVLVVPRVVVGRRGNRAWITEITPADAPFAATALRPPSPVRPGGRLRYADGDVPAHRYRVAVAEAVRRMRAGELAKAVLAHDLLAHADAPLDARFLLHGLARRYPTCWSFAVDGLVGATPELLLRRAGQIVESRVLAGTMWPSGSGDDVGAALYGSAKDRREHAYAVDSLAATLRPLVAELTVPETPAVLTLPNVSHLASDVRARLDPARPASLLTLIGAVHPTAAVGGTPTPDATALISEIEGLDRGRYAGPVGYLDADGGGEMGIALRCAELQGRTARLFAGCGIVADSDPDAEVREAAAKMRAVRDALEG, encoded by the coding sequence GTGACTGTCGCACCGGCCACCACCGCGTTGCGCGTCCGCACCCGCCCGCTCCGGCTGGACGGACCGCTGCTGGACACGCTCCCCGGCGACTCGGGCGAGCTGTGCTGGGTCCGTGGTGACGAGGGACTCGTGGGGTGGGGCGAGGTCGCCCGGTTCACCGGATCGGGCCCCGACCGGTTCGCCGAGGCCGACCGCTGGTGGAGCTCGGTCGTGGACGGGCTCGACGACCACACCGACGACGTCCGGCTGCCCGGCACCGGAGCCGTCGCGTTCGCGTCCTTCACCTTCACCGACGACTCCCCCGGTTCGGTGCTCGTGGTGCCGCGGGTGGTCGTCGGGCGGCGCGGGAACCGCGCCTGGATCACCGAGATCACCCCGGCCGACGCGCCGTTCGCGGCGACGGCGCTGCGGCCGCCGTCGCCGGTGCGCCCCGGCGGGCGGCTGCGCTACGCCGACGGTGACGTCCCCGCGCACCGCTACCGGGTCGCCGTCGCCGAGGCGGTCCGCCGGATGCGCGCCGGGGAGCTGGCGAAGGCGGTGCTCGCGCACGACCTGCTGGCGCACGCGGACGCACCGCTCGATGCCCGGTTCCTGCTGCACGGCCTCGCCCGCCGCTACCCCACCTGCTGGAGCTTCGCCGTCGACGGGCTGGTCGGCGCCACCCCCGAGCTGCTGCTGCGCCGCGCCGGGCAGATCGTCGAGTCCCGGGTGCTGGCCGGGACGATGTGGCCCTCCGGTTCCGGGGACGACGTGGGCGCGGCGCTCTACGGGTCCGCGAAGGACCGCCGCGAGCACGCCTACGCCGTCGACTCGCTCGCCGCGACGCTGCGCCCGCTGGTCGCCGAGCTGACGGTGCCGGAGACCCCGGCCGTGCTGACCCTGCCGAACGTGTCGCACCTGGCCAGCGACGTGCGCGCCCGGCTCGACCCGGCCCGGCCGGCGTCGCTGCTCACGCTGATCGGCGCGGTGCACCCGACCGCCGCCGTGGGCGGCACCCCGACCCCGGACGCGACCGCGTTGATCAGCGAGATCGAGGGTCTCGACCGCGGGCGCTACGCGGGCCCGGTCGGCTACCTCGACGCCGACGGCGGCGGCGAGATGGGCATCGCGCTGCGCTGCGCCGAGCTGCAGGGCCGCACCGCACGGCTGTTCGCGGGATGCGGGATCGTCGCCGACTCCGATCCGGACGCCGAGGTGCGGGAGGCCGCCGCCAAGATGCGCGCCGTCCGCGACGCGCTGGAGGGCTGA
- a CDS encoding TetR/AcrR family transcriptional regulator, which produces MARQRATSVQELVDAAARVFERKGYVDATISDVAAEAGVSKPTLYQYVESKGWLLETIVEQVIYPLRHGVEEIVTSGRSPREKLEAYLRLQVDSAVRYRTYYRVLTADEHQLSPQGLRNYRSWARDVNHAAEKLLHDCVQDGVVRDDLDIPTMVNLINGMLLSVSRWYHGSGRLGPDDLHAQVLGLLTGYVLPVRD; this is translated from the coding sequence ATGGCACGGCAGCGAGCCACCAGCGTCCAGGAGCTCGTCGACGCTGCGGCGAGGGTGTTCGAGCGCAAGGGCTACGTCGACGCCACGATCAGCGACGTCGCGGCCGAGGCCGGGGTCAGCAAGCCCACGCTCTACCAGTACGTCGAGTCCAAGGGCTGGCTGCTGGAGACCATCGTCGAGCAGGTCATCTACCCGCTCCGGCACGGCGTCGAGGAGATCGTCACCAGTGGGCGCTCCCCGCGCGAGAAGCTCGAGGCCTACCTGCGGCTGCAGGTGGACTCGGCCGTCCGGTACCGGACCTACTACCGGGTGCTCACCGCGGACGAGCACCAGCTGTCACCGCAGGGCCTGCGGAACTACCGGTCGTGGGCACGTGACGTCAACCATGCGGCGGAGAAGCTGCTGCACGACTGCGTGCAGGACGGGGTGGTCCGGGACGACCTGGACATCCCGACCATGGTGAACCTGATCAACGGGATGCTGTTGTCGGTGTCCCGCTGGTACCACGGCTCCGGCCGGCTGGGCCCCGACGACCTGCACGCCCAGGTGCTGGGCCTGCTGACCGGATACGTGCTCCCGGTGCGGGACTGA
- a CDS encoding SDR family NAD(P)-dependent oxidoreductase codes for MNVTGKVAVVAGGASGLGRAVCTHLGQAGASVAVLDRDGIGATALAAELPAAIGIEADVADAGAVERALDRTLAEFGAVHIGVNTAGVVDAARIVSRRGPAALDDFERVVRINLCGTFNVMRVAVAAMLANEPDEDGERGVMINTASGAAYDGQSGQAAYSASKAGVIGLALPVARDLAGTGVRVNTIAPGLFETPMTGSLPDRVRTGIEQTLVEPSRMGRPEEFARMVRSIVENGYLNAECIRLDAAVRPPAR; via the coding sequence ATGAACGTGACGGGGAAGGTCGCGGTGGTCGCCGGCGGTGCGTCGGGTCTCGGCCGGGCCGTGTGCACCCACCTGGGGCAGGCCGGTGCGTCGGTGGCCGTGCTGGACCGGGACGGGATCGGTGCGACGGCACTCGCGGCGGAGCTGCCCGCGGCGATCGGGATCGAGGCCGACGTGGCCGACGCCGGCGCGGTGGAGCGCGCGCTGGACCGGACGCTGGCCGAGTTCGGCGCCGTCCACATCGGGGTCAACACCGCCGGGGTGGTCGACGCGGCCCGGATCGTCTCCCGGCGTGGACCGGCCGCCCTCGACGACTTCGAACGCGTGGTGCGGATCAACCTGTGCGGCACCTTCAACGTCATGCGGGTCGCGGTCGCGGCGATGCTGGCGAACGAGCCGGACGAGGACGGCGAACGCGGCGTCATGATCAACACGGCGTCCGGGGCGGCCTACGACGGGCAGAGCGGCCAGGCCGCCTACAGCGCCAGCAAGGCCGGCGTGATCGGGCTGGCGCTGCCGGTCGCGCGGGACCTGGCGGGCACCGGCGTCCGGGTCAACACGATCGCACCCGGCCTGTTCGAGACGCCGATGACCGGCTCGCTGCCGGACCGGGTGCGGACCGGGATCGAGCAGACCCTGGTCGAGCCGTCCCGGATGGGGCGGCCCGAGGAGTTCGCGAGGATGGTCCGGTCGATCGTGGAGAACGGGTATCTCAACGCCGAGTGCATCCGGCTCGACGCCGCGGTCCGCCCGCCGGCGCGCTGA